The Deinococcus sonorensis KR-87 genome includes a window with the following:
- a CDS encoding homoserine O-acetyltransferase family protein, with protein MTTFVPEAAPYVPSAAEAAPERCSGTRRTVTLFRNEPLLLDCGRPVSHVRVTYHTYGAPAPEALLVTHALTGTSAVHEWWPSLFGPGKALDPQRHYIVCSNVLGGCAGSTGPLELDGAPLTLRDMVAVQRELLRHLGVQRAAVVGGSMGGMQVYEWLRSYPDLVTRAVIIGAPARHSPWAIGLNTAARNAILSAPGGAGLQVARQIAMLSYRSPESFAATQSGDSPRQPGTPAISTYLEYQGRKLESRFCEHSYLALTSAMDRFQLSDLDLQAIRTPVLVVGISSDVLYPASEVQAGAAQLPCAEYWELSSPHGHDAFLMDADALEPKVRAFLSS; from the coding sequence ATGACCACCTTTGTCCCCGAAGCCGCCCCCTACGTACCGTCTGCCGCCGAAGCGGCCCCGGAGCGCTGTTCCGGCACCCGTCGCACCGTCACCCTGTTCCGGAACGAGCCGCTGCTGCTGGACTGCGGGCGGCCAGTGTCGCACGTGCGGGTGACTTATCACACCTACGGCGCGCCGGCCCCGGAGGCGCTGCTGGTCACGCACGCCCTGACCGGCACCAGCGCCGTGCACGAGTGGTGGCCCTCTCTCTTCGGGCCCGGCAAGGCGCTGGACCCGCAGCGGCACTACATCGTGTGCAGCAACGTGCTGGGCGGCTGCGCAGGCAGCACCGGGCCGCTGGAACTGGACGGCGCGCCGCTCACGCTGCGCGATATGGTGGCGGTGCAGCGCGAACTGCTGCGTCACCTGGGGGTGCAGCGTGCGGCGGTGGTGGGCGGCAGCATGGGCGGCATGCAGGTGTACGAGTGGCTGCGCAGCTACCCGGATTTAGTGACGCGGGCCGTCATCATCGGGGCGCCGGCCCGCCACTCCCCGTGGGCCATCGGGCTCAACACGGCCGCCCGCAACGCCATCCTGAGCGCGCCCGGCGGCGCGGGGCTGCAGGTGGCGCGTCAGATCGCCATGCTCAGCTACCGCAGCCCCGAGAGCTTCGCGGCCACCCAGAGCGGCGACAGCCCCCGGCAGCCGGGCACGCCGGCCATCAGCACGTACCTGGAGTACCAGGGCCGCAAGCTGGAGTCGCGGTTCTGCGAGCACAGTTACCTGGCCCTGACCAGCGCCATGGACCGCTTTCAGCTCTCGGACCTGGACCTGCAGGCGATCCGCACCCCGGTGCTGGTGGTGGGCATCAGCAGCGACGTGCTGTACCCGGCCAGCGAGGTGCAGGCCGGCGCCGCCCAGCTGCCGTGCGCCGAGTACTGGGAGCTGTCCAGCCCGCACGGCCACGACGCCTTTCTGATGGATGCCGACGCGCTGGAGCCGAAGGTTCGCGCGTTTCTGAGCAGCTGA
- a CDS encoding acylphosphatase, with the protein MRLTALISGKVQGVGYRRYVQVKARDLGLAGSAENLLDGRVEVVAEGPQPELDRLLHWLRRGPAHAQVTQVDVQWAEGTGLREFHII; encoded by the coding sequence ATGCGACTGACGGCCCTGATTTCCGGCAAGGTGCAGGGGGTGGGCTACCGCCGCTACGTGCAGGTCAAGGCCCGCGACCTGGGACTGGCCGGCAGCGCCGAGAACCTGCTGGACGGCCGGGTGGAGGTGGTGGCCGAGGGGCCACAGCCGGAGTTGGACCGGCTGCTGCACTGGCTGCGGCGCGGTCCGGCGCACGCCCAGGTGACGCAGGTGGACGTGCAGTGGGCCGAGGGCACTGGCCTGCGCGAATTTCACATCATCTGA
- a CDS encoding DNA-binding protein produces MEQHRADDSRPSSDLPAAIGRPALRALTGAGITRLTDLTAWTAEDLLRLHGFGPKALGLLREALAARHLSLRP; encoded by the coding sequence ATGGAACAGCACCGGGCAGATGACTCCCGTCCGTCGTCGGATCTTCCTGCGGCCATCGGTCGGCCGGCGCTGCGGGCACTGACCGGCGCCGGGATCACCCGCCTGACGGACCTCACCGCCTGGACGGCCGAGGACCTCCTGCGCCTGCATGGCTTCGGTCCGAAAGCCCTGGGCCTGCTCCGGGAGGCGCTGGCCGCACGGCACCTCTCGCTCAGGCCGTGA
- the glnA gene encoding type I glutamate--ammonia ligase encodes MTPPRSDRSAARASARPAPAGAADPAGQQQILARLQQENIRFLRLQFTDILGGIKNIEVPQGQFAKAVRGEVMFDGSAVEGFTRIEESDMLLQPDLSTFLVLPQFSREEGERGKTARMICDVRLPDGTPFEGDPRQVLRRQIERAAQLGYTLHCGPEPEFFLFERSPEGAGTTRTNDQAGYFDLAPIDRGERIRREITNKLVEMGFEIESAHHEVAPGQHEIDFRYADALRTADNIATFKFAVKRVALEHGLLASFLPKPVAGTNGSGMHCHLSLFRDGQNAFADPDSEYGLSRVAQQFIAGLLEHASGMVAITNPLVNSYKRLVPGFEAPINIAWSTSNRSALVRIPAKRGNSTRAEFRMPDPSCNPYLALAVMLAAGLDGIEQNLEPPPAIQRNIFRMTVREKRHHKIRELPTNLSEAIEALERDEVISAALGDHVLEHFAEAKRQEWNAYSATVHQWELDRYLDGV; translated from the coding sequence ATGACCCCGCCCCGCTCTGACCGTTCCGCCGCGCGCGCCAGCGCTCGCCCCGCTCCTGCAGGCGCCGCCGACCCGGCAGGCCAGCAGCAGATTCTCGCCCGGCTGCAGCAGGAGAACATCCGGTTTCTGCGGCTGCAGTTCACCGACATCCTGGGCGGCATCAAGAACATCGAGGTGCCGCAGGGGCAGTTCGCCAAGGCGGTGCGCGGCGAGGTGATGTTCGACGGCAGCGCCGTGGAAGGCTTCACCCGCATCGAGGAGTCCGACATGCTGCTGCAGCCGGACCTGTCCACCTTCCTGGTGCTGCCGCAGTTCTCGCGGGAGGAGGGCGAGCGCGGCAAGACCGCCCGCATGATCTGCGATGTGCGGCTGCCGGACGGCACCCCCTTCGAGGGCGACCCGCGTCAGGTGCTGCGCCGCCAGATCGAGCGGGCCGCCCAGCTCGGGTACACCCTGCACTGCGGGCCGGAGCCGGAATTCTTCCTGTTCGAGCGCAGCCCGGAGGGGGCCGGCACCACCCGTACCAACGACCAGGCCGGCTACTTCGATCTCGCCCCGATTGACCGGGGCGAACGCATCCGGCGCGAGATCACCAACAAACTGGTCGAGATGGGCTTCGAGATCGAGAGTGCGCACCACGAGGTGGCCCCGGGCCAGCACGAGATCGACTTCCGCTACGCCGACGCGCTCCGGACGGCCGACAACATCGCCACCTTCAAGTTTGCGGTCAAGCGGGTGGCGCTGGAGCACGGCCTGCTGGCCAGCTTCCTGCCCAAGCCGGTGGCCGGCACCAACGGCAGCGGCATGCACTGCCACCTGTCGCTGTTCCGGGACGGCCAGAACGCCTTCGCGGACCCGGACAGCGAGTACGGGCTGAGCCGGGTGGCTCAGCAGTTCATCGCCGGGCTGCTGGAACACGCTTCCGGCATGGTGGCGATCACCAACCCGCTGGTCAACAGCTACAAGCGGCTGGTGCCGGGCTTCGAGGCCCCCATCAACATCGCCTGGAGCACCAGCAACCGCTCGGCCCTGGTCCGCATTCCGGCCAAGCGCGGCAACAGCACTCGCGCCGAGTTCCGCATGCCCGACCCCAGCTGCAACCCGTATCTGGCGCTGGCGGTGATGCTGGCGGCCGGGCTGGACGGCATCGAGCAGAACCTGGAGCCGCCGCCGGCCATCCAGCGCAACATCTTCCGCATGACGGTGCGCGAGAAGCGCCACCACAAGATCCGTGAGCTGCCCACCAACCTCAGCGAGGCGATCGAGGCGCTGGAGCGCGACGAGGTGATCAGCGCCGCGCTGGGCGACCACGTGCTGGAGCACTTCGCGGAGGCCAAGCGCCAGGAATGGAACGCCTACAGCGCCACCGTGCACCAGTGGGAACTGGACCGGTATCTGGACGGGGTGTAG
- a CDS encoding glutamine synthetase III, with amino-acid sequence MKQEFDVLSAAKSWRLEDFTDHTPGAVISEVFASDVLTMEELRHRLSRPVYKSLQGTLERGQTLDPAISDTVALAMKTWAMEKGATHYTHWFQPLTGSTAEKHDSFLTPTSDGSAIASFSGKELIQAEPDASSFPSGGLRATFEARGYTAWDPSSPAFIMRHSNGATLCIPTAFASWTGEALDLKTPLLRSIEALNQAVMPALKLFGVDTTRVSSTLGAEQEYFLIAEEYYFARPDLVMTGRTLFGAKPPRGQELEDHYFGAIPDRVLSFMADAEKQMYALGIPVKTRHNEVAPGQFEIAPIFEQSNIAADHQQLIMQILRNTARKYGLVALLHEKPFAGVNGSGKHCNWSMSTSSGENLLDPGDTPHENMQFLFFCAAVIKAVDEHQDLLRVSVASAQNDHRLGANEAPPAIISIFLGDELTDILDRLASGQGGRGTAAGLLGLGSTVLPHLPRHAGDRNRTSPFAFTGNKFEFRAAGSSQSISLPITVLNTIVADAVEKLTAELRERLNGSRSKRSLDEAVVQVVRSTYAQHQRIVFNGDGYSEAWHQEAERRGLLNLRTTLDAIEQFSSEKNVALFSKFSVLNEREVRAREEIMYDIYFKTVNIEGETTEYIAQTMILPAAVSYLAELGEVESKSRAVQGLSQEVAGLADDLYTALQTLRDVNEADGGEEIHDKAHHMRDQVLPAMLEVRKAADRLERVVAGKHWPLPNYRQMLFIK; translated from the coding sequence ATGAAACAGGAATTCGACGTGCTGTCCGCGGCCAAAAGCTGGCGTCTGGAAGACTTCACCGACCACACCCCCGGCGCCGTGATCAGCGAGGTGTTCGCCAGCGACGTGCTGACGATGGAAGAGCTGCGGCACCGGCTGAGCCGCCCGGTCTACAAGAGCCTGCAGGGCACCCTGGAGCGCGGCCAGACGCTGGACCCGGCCATCTCCGACACGGTCGCGCTGGCCATGAAGACCTGGGCCATGGAGAAGGGCGCCACCCACTACACCCACTGGTTCCAGCCGCTGACCGGCAGCACCGCCGAGAAGCACGACAGCTTCCTGACGCCCACCAGCGACGGCAGCGCCATCGCCAGCTTCTCCGGCAAGGAACTGATCCAGGCCGAGCCGGACGCCAGCAGCTTTCCGTCGGGCGGCCTGCGCGCCACCTTCGAGGCGCGCGGCTACACCGCCTGGGACCCCTCCAGCCCGGCGTTCATCATGCGCCACAGCAACGGTGCGACCCTGTGCATTCCCACCGCCTTCGCGTCCTGGACCGGCGAGGCGCTGGACCTCAAGACCCCGCTGCTGCGCTCGATTGAGGCGCTGAACCAGGCGGTGATGCCGGCGCTGAAGCTGTTCGGCGTGGACACCACCCGGGTGAGCAGCACGCTGGGCGCCGAGCAGGAGTACTTCCTGATCGCTGAGGAGTACTACTTCGCCCGCCCGGACCTGGTGATGACCGGGCGCACGCTGTTCGGGGCCAAGCCGCCGCGCGGTCAGGAGCTGGAGGACCACTACTTCGGCGCCATTCCGGACCGGGTGCTGAGCTTCATGGCCGACGCCGAGAAGCAGATGTACGCGCTGGGCATTCCGGTCAAGACCCGCCACAACGAGGTGGCGCCCGGCCAGTTCGAGATCGCGCCGATCTTTGAGCAGAGCAACATCGCCGCCGACCACCAGCAGCTGATCATGCAGATCCTGCGCAACACCGCCCGCAAGTACGGCCTGGTGGCGCTGCTGCACGAGAAGCCCTTTGCCGGCGTGAACGGCTCGGGCAAGCACTGCAACTGGAGCATGAGCACCAGCAGCGGCGAGAACCTGCTGGACCCGGGCGATACCCCCCACGAGAACATGCAGTTCCTGTTCTTCTGCGCGGCCGTCATCAAGGCCGTGGATGAGCACCAGGACCTGCTGCGCGTGTCGGTGGCCAGCGCCCAGAACGATCACCGGCTGGGGGCCAACGAGGCGCCGCCCGCCATCATCAGCATCTTCCTGGGTGACGAGCTGACCGACATCCTGGACCGGCTGGCCAGCGGCCAGGGCGGGCGCGGCACCGCCGCCGGCCTGCTGGGCCTGGGCAGCACCGTGCTGCCGCACCTGCCGCGCCACGCCGGCGACCGCAACCGCACCAGCCCCTTTGCCTTCACCGGCAACAAGTTCGAGTTCCGCGCGGCCGGCAGCAGCCAGAGCATCAGCCTGCCGATCACGGTGCTGAACACCATCGTGGCCGACGCGGTGGAGAAGCTCACCGCCGAACTGCGCGAGCGCCTGAACGGCAGCCGCAGCAAGCGGAGCCTGGACGAGGCGGTGGTGCAGGTGGTCCGCAGCACCTATGCCCAGCACCAGCGCATCGTGTTCAACGGCGACGGCTACAGCGAGGCGTGGCACCAGGAGGCCGAGCGGCGCGGGCTGCTGAACCTGCGCACCACCCTGGACGCCATCGAGCAGTTCAGCAGCGAGAAGAACGTGGCCCTGTTCAGCAAGTTCTCGGTGCTGAACGAGCGCGAGGTGCGCGCCCGCGAAGAGATCATGTACGACATCTACTTCAAGACGGTCAACATCGAGGGCGAGACCACCGAGTACATCGCCCAGACCATGATCCTGCCGGCAGCCGTCAGCTACCTCGCGGAACTGGGTGAGGTGGAGAGCAAGAGCCGGGCCGTCCAGGGCCTGAGCCAGGAAGTGGCCGGTCTGGCCGACGACCTCTACACGGCGCTGCAGACCCTGCGCGACGTCAACGAGGCCGACGGCGGCGAGGAAATCCACGACAAGGCCCACCACATGCGCGATCAGGTGCTGCCCGCCATGCTGGAGGTCCGCAAGGCCGCTGACCGGCTGGAGCGGGTGGTGGCCGGCAAGCACTGGCCGCTGCCGAACTACCGGCAGATGCTCTTCATCAAGTAA
- a CDS encoding AAC(3) family N-acetyltransferase, which translates to MLNLARRTTVTPEQLAEGLTALGLDGRQQVIAHSSLRSFGQLEGGAEVLVNALQQHTETLVVPAFSYQTIVRGPDAPIHAQFRRDTRVSRDIGRIPQLLIERPDTLRSFHPALSFAAVGGHAQAILDTQTLASPYAPIGALYDLDGYALLVGVDHSSNTSIHYGEHLAGMPLLTKYVPQDGRVVPTAFPNCSADFDHLAPYVRPRTVQVGKSRLRLYRVRELVDATVQLLQQDPEALLCTFPSCRCQQVRRMVREQGLKPRQHQPLR; encoded by the coding sequence ATGCTCAATCTTGCCCGCCGGACCACCGTCACGCCGGAGCAGCTGGCCGAGGGCCTGACTGCATTGGGTCTGGACGGACGGCAGCAGGTGATCGCCCACAGCAGCCTGCGCTCCTTCGGACAGCTGGAGGGCGGCGCAGAGGTGCTGGTCAACGCGCTGCAACAGCACACCGAGACGCTGGTGGTGCCGGCCTTCAGCTATCAGACCATCGTGCGTGGGCCGGATGCACCGATCCACGCCCAGTTCCGGCGCGATACCCGGGTCAGCCGCGACATCGGGCGGATTCCTCAGCTGCTAATCGAGCGGCCCGACACCCTCCGCTCCTTCCATCCCGCGCTGAGTTTTGCAGCGGTGGGTGGACATGCGCAGGCCATTCTGGATACCCAGACGCTGGCGAGCCCCTACGCGCCCATCGGCGCGCTGTATGACCTGGACGGCTACGCCCTGCTGGTCGGGGTGGACCACAGCAGCAACACCAGCATTCATTACGGCGAGCATCTGGCCGGGATGCCGCTGCTGACCAAATACGTGCCGCAGGACGGCCGGGTGGTCCCGACCGCCTTCCCCAACTGCTCGGCCGATTTTGATCATCTGGCGCCTTACGTCCGGCCACGCACCGTCCAGGTGGGCAAGTCGCGGCTGCGGCTCTACCGCGTGCGCGAGCTGGTGGATGCCACGGTGCAGCTGCTGCAGCAGGACCCGGAGGCGCTGCTGTGCACCTTTCCCAGCTGCCGCTGTCAGCAGGTCCGCCGGATGGTCCGCGAGCAGGGGCTGAAGCCCAGACAGCACCAGCCGCTGCGCTGA